The proteins below come from a single Prolixibacter sp. NT017 genomic window:
- a CDS encoding carboxypeptidase-like regulatory domain-containing protein, which translates to MRALLLVAILLITSTELFAQNRPDSTFKFSGFIFDKDSIPVEGAYVINYRTMMGMVTNQDGHFSLTCQPGDSLMVSHISYERKIIKIKSYNIIAPPQAYYLHFAAHEMSPLIIQQNPNNMKYFAKNIDLMNKQIKKMIHSLGPQGGAPSVNMSTNPALGGGVGVSFSLAEVATIFHKKKTPDDIRREKAIHEAHRTMILDSLLRVGVYREGMVDSIMVTRNWD; encoded by the coding sequence ATGAGAGCATTGCTACTCGTTGCTATTTTACTTATTACCAGTACAGAATTGTTTGCCCAAAACAGGCCCGATTCGACCTTCAAGTTCTCCGGTTTTATTTTCGACAAGGACTCCATCCCCGTGGAAGGTGCATATGTCATCAACTACCGAACCATGATGGGTATGGTAACAAACCAGGACGGCCATTTTTCGCTAACCTGCCAACCCGGCGATTCACTGATGGTTTCTCATATCTCCTACGAAAGAAAAATCATTAAAATCAAAAGCTATAATATCATTGCTCCACCACAGGCATATTACCTGCATTTTGCTGCACACGAAATGAGTCCGCTTATTATTCAGCAGAATCCGAATAACATGAAATATTTTGCTAAAAACATCGACCTGATGAACAAGCAAATCAAGAAAATGATTCATTCGCTGGGACCACAAGGAGGTGCACCTTCGGTCAATATGTCCACTAATCCGGCATTGGGCGGAGGCGTCGGTGTCAGTTTTAGCCTGGCAGAGGTCGCAACCATTTTCCACAAAAAGAAAACACCCGATGACATCCGAAGGGAAAAAGCCATTCACGAAGCACACCGTACCATGATTCTCGATTCTCTACTGCGCGTCGGTGTTTACCGCGAAGGCATGGTCGACAGCATTATGGTCACGCGAAACTGGGATTAA
- a CDS encoding glycoside hydrolase family 18 protein, translated as MKLKHLSTLYLIAFLLLGLFSCKNKPTAKENNSGQIAVMAYYAGDANKIDQYNLGEVTHVIYSFLHLKGNELAYDSPEDSLGVAHLVALKEKYPDLKVMISLGGWGGCKTCSEVFSTPKGRKTFALSVKRILDNSGADGLDLDWEYPSIEGFPGHQFLPEDKDNFTALVTTLRETLGKKAIISFAAGGFQQFLENSIDWKAVMPEVNYVNLMSYDLVNGYSKVTGHHTPLYSNTSQTESTDNAVKYLEKAGVPSNKIVIGAAFYARVWKGVKNVDNGLYQAGVFKQGVGYDKFDSILSPQQGFKAHWDSVAQAPYMYNEKDSLFATYDDPKSVALKTKYAIDQHLGGIMFWQLANDKMKDGLLDAIYKAKETAEK; from the coding sequence ATGAAACTGAAGCACCTTTCTACTTTGTATCTGATTGCCTTTTTGCTACTTGGCCTCTTTTCCTGTAAAAACAAACCAACGGCCAAAGAAAACAACTCCGGCCAAATTGCCGTGATGGCTTATTATGCCGGCGATGCCAATAAAATCGACCAGTATAACCTTGGCGAGGTTACGCACGTCATCTACAGTTTCCTTCATCTGAAAGGAAATGAGCTGGCCTACGACTCTCCGGAGGATAGTCTTGGTGTAGCGCATTTGGTTGCCTTAAAGGAAAAATATCCGGACTTAAAAGTCATGATTTCACTCGGTGGCTGGGGCGGCTGCAAAACCTGCTCCGAAGTTTTCTCAACTCCAAAAGGACGCAAGACTTTTGCCCTTTCGGTGAAGAGAATCCTTGACAATTCCGGCGCCGATGGACTCGACCTGGATTGGGAATATCCCTCCATCGAAGGATTCCCGGGCCATCAATTCCTTCCGGAAGATAAAGACAACTTTACCGCTCTTGTTACGACCCTGCGAGAAACGCTTGGGAAAAAGGCAATCATTAGCTTTGCAGCGGGCGGTTTCCAGCAGTTCCTCGAAAACTCCATCGATTGGAAAGCAGTAATGCCGGAAGTCAACTACGTAAACCTCATGTCGTACGACTTAGTAAACGGCTACAGTAAAGTGACGGGCCATCATACGCCGCTCTATTCCAATACATCGCAAACTGAATCGACCGATAACGCGGTGAAATACCTGGAGAAAGCCGGAGTTCCTTCCAATAAGATTGTGATCGGTGCAGCTTTCTATGCCCGCGTTTGGAAAGGCGTGAAGAATGTCGATAACGGCTTGTACCAGGCCGGCGTTTTCAAACAAGGTGTTGGATATGACAAGTTTGATTCTATTTTATCGCCACAACAAGGCTTTAAGGCGCATTGGGATAGCGTAGCACAGGCTCCGTACATGTATAATGAAAAAGACAGCTTGTTCGCTACTTACGACGATCCGAAATCGGTAGCCTTAAAAACAAAATACGCCATTGATCAACATCTAGGAGGTATCATGTTCTGGCAGCTTGCCAACGATAAAATGAAGGATGGTCTGCTGGATGCAATCTATAAAGCCAAAGAAACAGCAGAAAAATAA
- a CDS encoding carboxymuconolactone decarboxylase family protein — protein sequence MKATDNESIRNIIAQRKKAHQFYQKNSKVYQTFVEMEQRTYQDGALAKKHKELIATGISVVINCESCMEWHIKQAIDSGASQEEIIEAIEVGIEMSGGPGTVSARFAMDVLDFYLHQENERTDLT from the coding sequence ATGAAAGCAACAGATAACGAATCCATTCGTAACATAATCGCTCAAAGAAAAAAAGCACACCAATTCTACCAGAAGAATTCGAAAGTCTACCAGACTTTTGTCGAAATGGAACAACGCACTTATCAGGACGGGGCGCTCGCTAAAAAACACAAAGAACTTATAGCTACCGGAATTTCTGTTGTTATCAATTGTGAATCGTGCATGGAGTGGCACATCAAACAAGCCATCGATTCCGGTGCGTCGCAGGAGGAAATTATCGAAGCCATTGAAGTAGGAATCGAGATGAGCGGTGGCCCCGGTACCGTTTCGGCGCGATTTGCCATGGATGTTCTGGATTTTTACCTTCATCAGGAGAATGAACGAACCGATCTTACATAA
- a CDS encoding aldolase/citrate lyase family protein, which translates to MTATAGNRGDSVRSDCFVQMTKTEQQATEIRLQSKVESLYGDSIRELCHEVLIHYNLRNVFVEIEDKGALPFVTAARLESAIRELTGTEESFLLPVETRNLHRTRRDRTRRTRLYLPGNNPKLMLNAGIYGSDGIILDLEDSVAPDKKVEARLLVRNALRAVDFGDAERMVRINQLPAGLEDLDYIIPEQVNLILIPKCENAQQIVQVEERIEKILGQENTDIYLMPIIESTLGVVNAYEIASASPNVAVLAIGLEDYTADLGAQRTAEGRESFYARSAVVNAARAAGVQPIDSVFSEIDDMEALRNNVLESKALGFAGMGCIHPRQVPVINEGFSPDGQEIEKAKRIMEAFEQAREKGLGVVALGSKMIDAPVVKRAVHTIELAIQSGKLSTNWRENHE; encoded by the coding sequence ATGACTGCAACAGCCGGAAACCGTGGAGACAGCGTACGCTCGGACTGCTTTGTTCAGATGACCAAAACTGAACAACAGGCAACTGAAATCCGGTTACAAAGCAAAGTTGAAAGCCTGTATGGTGATTCCATCCGGGAGCTTTGTCACGAAGTATTGATTCACTACAATTTACGGAATGTGTTTGTCGAAATTGAAGACAAAGGAGCCTTGCCGTTTGTCACCGCAGCACGTCTTGAGTCAGCCATTCGCGAACTCACCGGAACGGAAGAATCTTTTTTATTACCAGTCGAAACAAGAAATCTTCACCGGACCCGCCGCGATCGAACCCGGAGAACCCGTTTGTACCTACCGGGAAATAATCCGAAACTCATGCTCAATGCCGGTATTTACGGAAGTGACGGTATCATTCTCGATTTGGAAGATTCGGTAGCTCCGGACAAAAAGGTCGAGGCCAGATTGTTGGTTCGTAATGCTTTACGAGCTGTTGATTTTGGTGATGCCGAAAGGATGGTTCGTATCAATCAACTGCCTGCCGGGCTCGAAGATCTGGACTACATCATTCCCGAACAGGTAAACCTGATTTTGATCCCCAAGTGCGAAAATGCCCAACAGATTGTACAAGTCGAAGAGCGCATCGAAAAAATATTGGGACAGGAAAACACCGATATCTACCTGATGCCGATTATCGAAAGCACCTTGGGCGTAGTGAACGCCTATGAGATTGCATCAGCTTCGCCGAATGTCGCTGTGTTGGCTATTGGTCTGGAAGATTATACAGCGGATCTGGGAGCTCAACGAACAGCTGAAGGAAGAGAGTCCTTTTATGCCCGCAGCGCAGTGGTGAATGCTGCCCGTGCTGCTGGTGTTCAGCCGATCGATTCGGTTTTCTCCGAAATTGATGATATGGAGGCGTTGCGCAATAACGTGCTCGAATCGAAAGCGCTAGGTTTTGCCGGGATGGGATGTATTCACCCACGTCAGGTTCCGGTTATCAACGAAGGTTTCAGCCCCGATGGACAGGAAATTGAGAAGGCTAAACGCATTATGGAGGCTTTCGAACAAGCCAGGGAAAAAGGCCTGGGCGTTGTTGCCCTTGGTTCGAAAATGATTGATGCCCCTGTGGTGAAACGTGCTGTTCACACCATCGAACTGGCCATTCAATCGGGTAAACTGTCAACCAATTGGAGAGAAAATCATGAATGA